One Mycobacterium kubicae genomic window carries:
- a CDS encoding TIGR03619 family F420-dependent LLM class oxidoreductase, with translation MTFGNETGDASSCIIEFPSKGWLFDAMAAVSPTASAGIVTQVVGCTLPQFGELAHADVAAFAAATEQLGVDSLWVADRLLAPVDPTALHAGMRGAIPEHYRTIADPLIALTVAATVTTTVRLGASVLVGPWYPPVQLARQLTTIDAVSDGRLLPGFGVGWSPDEYCASGARFEDRGALLDELLDVLIALWTTSPVEHQGVHWSIPPSWVDFKPVQRPRPPIGLGAFTGAGLRRVGERADCWLPVVWASNHVDLSPLHAQRNAVDAAARAVGRDSAEITAQVRVNVAPGTPLVAVADTTRRLADNGYPDSFVELMWAVEDIDSQLEWIAKFAAL, from the coding sequence ATGACTTTCGGTAATGAGACGGGTGACGCGAGCAGCTGCATAATTGAATTTCCGTCTAAGGGTTGGCTTTTCGACGCTATGGCTGCGGTGTCACCGACCGCGTCCGCTGGTATCGTCACGCAGGTGGTGGGTTGTACACTGCCTCAGTTCGGGGAATTGGCGCACGCGGATGTGGCTGCATTTGCAGCGGCGACGGAGCAGTTGGGCGTTGACAGCTTGTGGGTCGCCGACCGACTCTTGGCACCCGTGGACCCAACCGCACTACATGCTGGTATGCGCGGTGCGATACCCGAGCACTACCGCACCATCGCTGATCCGTTAATCGCGCTGACTGTAGCCGCGACCGTGACCACTACGGTGCGGTTGGGCGCCAGCGTGTTGGTGGGGCCTTGGTATCCGCCGGTCCAGTTGGCGCGTCAGCTCACGACCATTGATGCCGTCAGCGACGGACGGTTGCTGCCCGGATTCGGTGTCGGCTGGTCGCCTGACGAGTACTGCGCTTCTGGCGCTCGTTTCGAGGACCGCGGCGCGCTTCTCGATGAGTTGTTGGATGTATTGATTGCGCTCTGGACCACCAGTCCCGTTGAGCATCAAGGCGTTCACTGGTCGATCCCGCCGTCGTGGGTTGACTTCAAACCGGTTCAGCGCCCGCGGCCACCGATTGGACTGGGCGCCTTCACCGGTGCCGGCTTGCGGCGGGTGGGTGAGCGTGCAGACTGCTGGCTGCCAGTCGTGTGGGCCAGTAATCACGTGGATCTGTCTCCGTTACACGCACAACGGAACGCGGTCGATGCTGCCGCCCGCGCGGTTGGCCGCGACTCTGCTGAGATCACTGCACAGGTTCGCGTCAACGTCGCGCCTGGCACTCCCCTTGTGGCGGTGGCTGACACCACGCGTCGACTGGCCGACAACGGTTACCCGGATTCGTTCGTGGAGTTGATGTGGGCCGTCGAGGATATCGACTCCCAACTCGAGTGGATCGCGAAATTCGCGGCCTTGTAA
- a CDS encoding AraC family transcriptional regulator, with protein sequence MRTLTPVPTFDDLALACCGRRHVDLVSDPKSFSLCRRAGRLGPVTVSELVVGSDISMDSRGCHDTYQVLVLQNGRVEGLYKGAAVSVGPGATTVLAPQRQHTNRCATRWTAGTKMMCLTIDRHAVDEALSDALGYRATSQIDSSPSLPAHTPPVQGWVTMLGLFTEQILRQDGLLTQPLVGMPFVDSLVRGFLLAAPHPHREAVVCHERPTAPRAIRTAIEYIEQEAHSPLTLSSIASHSHLSVRTLQYGFRRYLETSPMAYLREVRLRRTHQTLLEADPSVVTVAAVASRWGFANLGRFAATYSARYHEKPAETLRRSASRRT encoded by the coding sequence ATGCGCACTTTGACACCGGTGCCAACGTTTGATGACCTCGCCCTCGCTTGCTGCGGCCGGCGCCACGTCGATTTGGTCAGTGACCCGAAATCTTTTTCCCTGTGCAGACGGGCGGGCCGACTCGGTCCCGTCACGGTTTCCGAACTCGTTGTCGGCTCCGACATCTCGATGGATAGCCGAGGATGCCACGACACCTATCAGGTGCTGGTGCTGCAGAACGGCCGGGTGGAAGGGCTCTATAAAGGCGCTGCTGTATCCGTCGGTCCTGGCGCTACTACCGTGCTGGCCCCGCAGCGCCAACACACCAATAGGTGCGCGACGCGATGGACGGCCGGCACCAAGATGATGTGTTTGACGATCGACCGCCACGCCGTCGATGAGGCCCTCAGCGATGCGCTAGGTTATCGCGCGACTTCTCAAATCGATTCTTCTCCCAGCCTGCCGGCGCATACGCCGCCAGTCCAAGGTTGGGTCACGATGTTGGGGTTGTTCACCGAGCAGATTCTCCGGCAGGACGGCTTGCTTACCCAACCGCTTGTCGGTATGCCATTCGTCGACAGTCTCGTGCGCGGCTTCCTGCTGGCCGCTCCGCATCCACACCGGGAGGCCGTCGTCTGCCACGAACGGCCGACAGCGCCCCGCGCGATCCGTACCGCCATCGAATACATTGAGCAAGAAGCTCATTCGCCGTTGACCTTGTCGTCGATTGCCTCGCACAGTCATTTGAGCGTTCGTACGCTGCAGTATGGATTTCGACGCTATCTCGAAACATCGCCGATGGCATATTTGCGCGAGGTTCGGTTGCGCCGAACGCATCAGACATTGCTTGAAGCGGATCCATCGGTGGTTACCGTGGCTGCGGTCGCTTCCCGCTGGGGTTTCGCCAATCTCGGCAGGTTCGCGGCCACCTATTCGGCTCGCTACCACGAGAAGCCGGCGGAAACCCTGCGCCGTAGTGCATCCCGCAGAACATGA
- a CDS encoding alpha/beta hydrolase: MNALDGTPLPLFLYRPTGTRESGRAALLLHGGGMIMGWHRVYDLLVRSYVALSGVPILSVQYRFAPEYPDPIPVEDCYAALVWLAEQSSALSVDPQRIAVMGGSAGGGLAAGVALLARDRGGPALAQQLLFAPLLDDRTETGSSAVASHLTWDSDDNITGWTALLGEKVGGETVSPYAAPARADDVSELPPTYIDVGGLDLFWREDLRYAERLMAAGVPTEFHLHAGAPHGFELFAPNSELAQRVSDDRVRRLKSL, encoded by the coding sequence GTGAACGCATTGGACGGCACGCCACTGCCGTTGTTTCTCTACCGGCCCACTGGCACGCGTGAATCTGGCCGGGCAGCGCTTCTGCTGCATGGCGGCGGGATGATTATGGGTTGGCACCGCGTCTACGACCTGCTTGTGCGGTCGTATGTCGCGTTGTCCGGCGTTCCGATTCTGTCGGTTCAATATCGCTTCGCGCCAGAGTATCCGGATCCGATTCCGGTCGAAGACTGTTATGCAGCGCTGGTGTGGCTAGCCGAACAGTCATCCGCTCTTTCCGTCGACCCACAACGCATTGCGGTGATGGGCGGCAGCGCAGGAGGTGGACTTGCGGCCGGAGTAGCTTTGCTGGCACGAGATCGAGGTGGTCCGGCACTAGCCCAGCAGCTTCTGTTCGCGCCGCTGCTTGATGACCGCACAGAAACAGGTAGCTCCGCCGTGGCGTCACATTTGACGTGGGATTCTGATGACAACATCACCGGGTGGACGGCCCTGCTCGGGGAGAAGGTAGGCGGCGAGACCGTCTCGCCGTACGCCGCGCCGGCGCGCGCTGACGATGTGTCTGAGCTGCCACCGACCTACATTGACGTGGGCGGACTCGACCTGTTCTGGCGGGAGGATCTGCGATACGCAGAACGGCTTATGGCAGCGGGTGTGCCAACCGAGTTTCACCTGCATGCCGGCGCCCCCCATGGCTTCGAGCTTTTTGCCCCGAACAGCGAGCTCGCGCAACGCGTATCGGACGACCGTGTTCGTCGTCTCAAGTCTCTCTAG
- a CDS encoding acyl-CoA dehydrogenase family protein codes for MTILSDALVADSDASAIWKRVNEIAPVLREHSEEAEAARHLSQPVVDAMRWAGVFRMAMPAAWGGPELDVCTQVEVIERLARADASAAWCAMIGTESGFFASYLDESAARTLYPELDMISAAFQGPAGTLEVCDGGYRLSGRWPFGSGVTHADVIAGGAIVKQNGRPRLTRSGKPEYRVAILPAHEWKIVDTWNPVGLAGSGSHDYTIENAYVPQDHTFVPGEHHRSEPLYAWYGLLPACGVGVALGVAAEAFDNAREILESRISKVTNVPAKQDPVVLSNLARASAMIGASRSHVFDTLGDVFATLQAGKELSLDQRARWAGAVVHAGTSCRDAVQLLVDAVGAGALHRSSPLQRQLRDLNMVAQHALTTKRVWEWSGALYFGTQPPVAVY; via the coding sequence ATGACCATACTTTCTGACGCGCTGGTCGCGGACTCGGACGCATCGGCAATCTGGAAGCGGGTCAACGAGATCGCCCCTGTCCTACGTGAGCACAGTGAGGAAGCGGAAGCCGCCCGTCACCTGAGCCAACCCGTTGTCGACGCGATGCGCTGGGCGGGTGTCTTCCGGATGGCGATGCCCGCGGCATGGGGTGGCCCCGAACTCGACGTGTGCACACAGGTCGAGGTGATCGAGCGGTTGGCCAGGGCAGACGCCTCGGCGGCATGGTGCGCCATGATCGGAACCGAAAGCGGGTTCTTCGCTTCTTACCTCGATGAATCCGCGGCCCGCACCCTCTACCCGGAATTAGACATGATCAGTGCCGCATTCCAAGGCCCGGCGGGCACTCTCGAAGTCTGTGACGGCGGCTATCGCCTATCGGGCCGATGGCCGTTCGGCAGTGGGGTGACCCACGCCGACGTCATCGCCGGCGGCGCCATCGTCAAGCAGAACGGACGACCGCGATTGACCCGTTCGGGTAAGCCTGAATACAGAGTGGCGATCCTGCCAGCGCACGAGTGGAAGATCGTCGATACGTGGAATCCAGTCGGGCTCGCCGGCAGCGGCAGCCACGACTACACGATCGAAAACGCCTATGTGCCGCAGGATCACACGTTCGTTCCGGGAGAACACCACCGGTCCGAACCCTTGTATGCCTGGTACGGCCTGTTGCCCGCCTGCGGTGTCGGCGTCGCACTTGGCGTGGCGGCAGAAGCATTCGATAACGCACGCGAGATTCTGGAATCCAGAATCAGCAAGGTGACCAATGTTCCCGCGAAGCAGGATCCGGTCGTCTTGAGCAATTTGGCGCGCGCATCAGCCATGATCGGCGCATCGCGCAGCCACGTATTCGACACACTCGGCGATGTGTTCGCAACACTGCAAGCCGGAAAGGAACTTTCGCTCGACCAGCGCGCCCGCTGGGCCGGTGCCGTCGTACACGCAGGAACTTCCTGCCGTGACGCGGTGCAACTGTTGGTCGACGCGGTCGGTGCTGGGGCGCTACACCGGTCGTCTCCACTGCAACGCCAGCTACGCGACCTCAACATGGTCGCCCAGCACGCGTTGACAACGAAGCGGGTGTGGGAGTGGTCCGGGGCATTGTATTTCGGCACGCAGCCCCCGGTAGCCGTCTACTGA
- the car gene encoding carboxylic acid reductase → MSPATHEERLQRRIAEIATSDKQFAAAFPSEAVAATVQRPGLPLPQVIQSVLRGYADRPALGQRAVEFIVDPASGRRSVKLLSRFETISYAELGERVTALASGWLDDVVSPGDRVCMLGFTSVDYTTIDMALALCGAVSVPLQASASLTQLQAIVAETEPIAIAVSAEYLHLAVDLAQADHPPARLVVFDYHPEVDEQREAVATARARLADTTVTVMTLAQVVERGRTLPTPSLAAVDGQDPLALVVYTSGSTGAPKGAMYPRSILARMWQRPNRAWVGASAPSITLNFMPMSHSMCRVILYGTLGNGGTAYFPAKSDLSTLLDDLRLVRPTELTLVPRVWETLFQAFRSEVDRRCAADAGRNHREVIEAEVLEEHRQRLLGGRVIFAMTGTAPTSVELTRWVESLLQMHVVNGYGSTEAGMVLLDGQIQSPPVVDYKLVDVPDLGYFTTDRPYPRGELLLKSENVFPGYYKRPDVTAEVFDADGYYRTGDVVAETGPGRLLYVDRRNNVLKLAQGEFVAVAKLEAVFGCSPLVRQIYVYGNSTQPYLLAVVVPTEKALAEHDLTELKSLITDSLQDVARRAGLQSYEVPRDFLIETTPFTPENGLLTEVRKLAWPRLKQHYGQRLERLYAELDANQAGELDELRRTGATAPVRQTVARAAAALLGAVRAEVSAETHFTDLGGDSLSALTFGNLLHEIFDVDVPVGVIVSPANNLQAVADYIEAGRAGTKRPSFATVHGAGAAEVYAADLKLDKFIAAQTLAAAPNLRRPAREVRTVLLTGATGFLGRYLALEWLERMALIDGKVIALVRAKDDAAARVRLDKTFDGRDPELLARYQRLAAEHLAVVAGDKGAANLGLCQRSWQRLADTVDVIVDPGALVNHLLPYAELFGPNTVGTAELIRIALTTKLKPYTYVSTIGVGDQIDPSMFLEDTDIRVSSPSRKIDDSYANGYGNSKWAGEVLLREAHDLCGLPVAVFRCSMILADTTYAGQLNVPDMFTRLILSVLATGIAPGSFYEPPIDNADGIRQRAHYDGLPVEFIAASISALGAQEVDGHRTYHVMNPYDDGIGLDEYIDWLIEAGYAITRIADYHEWLRRFETSLRALPDRQRQASLLPLLQNYQQPQQPILGSRAPTERFRAAVQEAKIGSDKDVPHVSAPVIVKYAEDLQLLGLL, encoded by the coding sequence ATGTCGCCTGCCACTCATGAGGAGCGGCTGCAGCGCCGAATTGCTGAAATCGCAACCAGCGATAAACAATTCGCTGCCGCCTTCCCTAGCGAGGCGGTGGCGGCGACGGTTCAGCGCCCGGGGCTACCCCTGCCCCAAGTCATCCAGTCGGTTCTTCGGGGTTATGCCGATCGACCCGCGCTGGGGCAACGCGCTGTCGAATTCATCGTTGACCCTGCGAGTGGGCGCAGGTCGGTGAAATTGCTGTCCCGGTTCGAGACGATCAGTTATGCCGAGTTGGGGGAGCGCGTCACTGCCCTGGCCAGCGGATGGCTTGACGATGTGGTGTCGCCGGGTGACCGGGTGTGCATGCTGGGCTTCACCAGCGTCGACTACACCACGATCGATATGGCGCTGGCCCTATGTGGTGCTGTGTCTGTTCCGTTGCAGGCCAGCGCATCACTCACCCAGCTACAGGCGATAGTGGCCGAAACCGAGCCCATTGCGATCGCCGTCAGCGCCGAATATCTGCACCTGGCAGTCGACTTGGCCCAAGCCGATCATCCGCCGGCACGACTGGTGGTGTTCGACTATCACCCCGAGGTCGACGAGCAGCGCGAGGCGGTAGCAACCGCGCGGGCGCGGTTGGCCGACACCACGGTGACCGTCATGACATTGGCCCAGGTGGTCGAGCGCGGTAGGACGCTGCCGACGCCGTCGCTGGCCGCGGTAGACGGCCAGGACCCGTTGGCCCTGGTGGTCTACACCTCCGGTAGCACGGGTGCGCCCAAGGGCGCGATGTATCCGCGCAGCATTCTGGCCCGGATGTGGCAAAGACCCAACCGCGCCTGGGTGGGGGCCAGTGCGCCGTCGATCACCCTGAACTTCATGCCGATGAGCCACTCGATGTGTCGCGTAATCCTCTACGGCACCTTGGGCAATGGCGGGACCGCATATTTTCCGGCCAAGAGTGACCTGTCCACGCTGCTGGACGACCTCCGGTTGGTGCGTCCGACGGAGTTGACCCTGGTTCCCCGGGTCTGGGAGACGCTGTTTCAGGCATTCCGCAGTGAAGTGGACCGCCGATGCGCCGCTGACGCCGGCCGAAATCACCGCGAGGTCATCGAAGCAGAAGTGTTGGAGGAGCACCGGCAACGTCTGCTTGGCGGTCGCGTCATCTTCGCGATGACGGGAACGGCTCCGACCTCAGTTGAGTTGACCAGGTGGGTGGAGTCATTGCTCCAGATGCACGTGGTGAACGGGTACGGCTCGACCGAGGCCGGAATGGTGTTGTTGGACGGTCAAATTCAGAGTCCGCCCGTCGTCGACTACAAGCTTGTCGACGTACCGGATCTCGGTTACTTCACCACCGACCGGCCATATCCGCGGGGTGAGCTGTTGCTCAAGAGCGAGAACGTGTTTCCCGGCTACTACAAGCGGCCTGACGTCACCGCTGAAGTGTTCGATGCCGACGGCTACTACCGCACTGGTGACGTCGTCGCCGAAACTGGTCCAGGTCGGCTGCTTTATGTCGATCGCCGCAACAATGTGCTGAAGCTGGCTCAGGGCGAGTTTGTCGCGGTCGCGAAGTTGGAGGCGGTGTTCGGTTGTAGCCCCCTGGTTCGCCAGATCTACGTCTATGGCAACAGTACCCAGCCGTACTTGCTGGCCGTGGTGGTACCCACCGAAAAGGCGCTGGCCGAACATGATCTCACCGAACTGAAGAGTCTGATCACCGACTCTCTGCAAGACGTCGCCAGAAGGGCTGGGCTGCAGTCCTACGAGGTGCCGCGCGACTTCTTGATCGAAACTACGCCGTTCACTCCGGAGAATGGTCTGCTGACCGAAGTTCGCAAGCTGGCGTGGCCGAGGCTCAAGCAGCACTACGGCCAGCGCCTCGAACGGCTCTACGCCGAGCTGGACGCTAACCAGGCCGGCGAGCTGGACGAACTGCGACGCACCGGAGCTACCGCGCCGGTGCGCCAGACAGTAGCTCGGGCGGCAGCCGCCCTGCTGGGTGCGGTCCGCGCGGAGGTGTCAGCGGAAACGCACTTCACCGACTTGGGTGGAGACTCATTGTCGGCACTGACTTTTGGCAACCTGCTGCATGAGATTTTCGACGTGGATGTGCCGGTCGGTGTCATCGTCAGCCCGGCCAACAATTTGCAGGCCGTCGCCGATTACATCGAAGCCGGCCGCGCCGGCACGAAGCGACCGAGCTTCGCCACCGTGCACGGTGCTGGCGCGGCGGAGGTTTACGCCGCCGACTTGAAGCTGGACAAGTTCATTGCAGCGCAGACGTTGGCTGCCGCGCCGAACTTGCGCCGGCCTGCCAGGGAGGTGCGCACCGTTCTGTTGACCGGCGCGACCGGCTTCCTGGGCCGCTACCTGGCGCTGGAGTGGCTGGAACGAATGGCATTGATCGATGGCAAGGTGATCGCCCTGGTGCGCGCCAAGGACGACGCGGCAGCACGGGTCCGGCTGGACAAGACCTTCGACGGTCGCGACCCCGAGCTGCTCGCCCGCTACCAGCGGCTGGCCGCGGAACATTTGGCGGTCGTCGCCGGTGACAAGGGCGCTGCCAATCTTGGCCTGTGCCAGCGGAGCTGGCAGCGGCTGGCCGACACCGTCGATGTGATCGTCGACCCCGGCGCACTGGTCAACCACCTGCTGCCCTATGCGGAGCTGTTCGGTCCGAACACCGTGGGCACCGCTGAGCTGATCCGCATCGCGTTGACCACGAAGCTCAAGCCCTACACCTACGTCTCCACAATCGGTGTGGGCGATCAGATCGATCCTTCGATGTTCCTTGAGGACACAGACATTCGGGTGTCGAGCCCGTCGCGCAAGATCGACGACAGCTACGCCAACGGATACGGCAACAGCAAGTGGGCCGGCGAGGTGCTGCTGCGCGAAGCGCACGACTTGTGCGGTTTGCCGGTAGCGGTGTTCCGCTGCAGCATGATTCTGGCCGACACCACATATGCCGGTCAGCTCAACGTGCCGGACATGTTCACGCGGCTGATCCTGAGCGTATTGGCTACCGGGATCGCACCCGGTTCGTTCTACGAGCCCCCGATAGACAACGCCGACGGCATACGCCAACGCGCCCACTATGACGGTCTGCCGGTGGAGTTCATTGCTGCGTCGATTTCCGCGCTGGGAGCACAGGAGGTCGACGGACACCGGACCTACCACGTGATGAACCCCTACGACGACGGCATCGGACTCGACGAGTACATCGACTGGTTGATCGAAGCCGGATATGCCATCACCCGCATCGCGGACTACCATGAGTGGCTGCGCCGGTTCGAGACCAGCCTGCGGGCCCTGCCCGACCGGCAGCGCCAAGCCTCGCTGTTGCCGCTGTTGCAGAACTACCAGCAGCCCCAACAGCCCATCCTCGGGTCGCGGGCTCCCACCGAGCGCTTCCGCGCCGCGGTGCAAGAGGCGAAAATTGGTTCGGATAAAGATGTTCCGCATGTCTCAGCACCAGTCATCGTCAAATACGCTGAAGACCTGCAACTGCTGGGCCTGCTCTAG
- a CDS encoding Crp/Fnr family transcriptional regulator, with translation MTLLGRPATGLRCCDASDLPDPQIHRNSIRLRHSHHSSCTGTQHREVLQALYATGIFSKTEPDVVSAFARQLAPVHLPPGNIGTTNGDFGDRLYVIISGKVKVSYRRPDGHEMLITVVGPAELLGVTAMFDPAACDASVTALTAVLAVPIERAQLLRWMAQHSEIGEQLLRLLARWARFMTTFVGDFASADAPKRIANRLLFLEWRFGRQDGDTVRVVHNLTSEDFSRLVGVPAKTVSATLSQFERNGWIILEDNAFRITDSQALRSIPSLHAEGDSHFGHQHSA, from the coding sequence ATGACTCTGTTGGGGCGGCCGGCGACAGGGTTGAGGTGTTGCGATGCGAGCGACCTCCCCGATCCGCAAATCCATCGCAACAGCATCAGATTGCGGCACTCCCACCACAGCTCGTGCACGGGAACACAACACCGAGAGGTTCTTCAGGCGCTCTACGCAACGGGAATCTTCTCCAAAACAGAACCCGATGTCGTCTCGGCGTTCGCTCGGCAGCTGGCGCCGGTGCACCTTCCACCCGGCAATATCGGGACAACTAATGGCGACTTCGGCGACCGCCTTTACGTGATCATCTCCGGCAAAGTCAAAGTTTCGTATCGGCGCCCCGACGGCCACGAGATGCTCATCACCGTGGTAGGACCCGCAGAACTCCTCGGTGTCACTGCGATGTTCGATCCGGCGGCATGCGACGCGAGCGTCACCGCCCTCACCGCGGTGCTGGCAGTACCGATCGAACGCGCGCAACTTCTGAGGTGGATGGCTCAACATTCAGAAATCGGCGAGCAACTGCTTCGCCTTTTGGCGCGGTGGGCAAGATTTATGACGACTTTCGTGGGCGACTTCGCGTCGGCCGACGCACCGAAGCGCATTGCCAACCGACTTCTGTTCCTGGAATGGCGGTTCGGCCGGCAAGACGGTGACACGGTGCGGGTGGTGCATAACTTGACCTCTGAAGACTTCTCTCGTCTGGTCGGTGTTCCAGCCAAGACGGTCAGCGCGACTCTGAGCCAGTTCGAGCGTAACGGCTGGATTATTCTGGAAGACAACGCCTTCCGGATCACCGACTCACAAGCCCTTAGGTCGATTCCGAGCCTTCATGCCGAAGGCGACAGCCACTTCGGCCACCAACATTCTGCTTGA
- a CDS encoding FAD-binding protein, whose amino-acid sequence MDSTKDASVRNRRNEISRSWPISATDRRPGADQFDVVIVGFGAAGACAAIAAAEHGARVLVVDRSLGGGASALSGGVVYAGGGTRYQYAAGYPDTPREMYCYLSQEVAGVVNDATLQRFCEESVQRLSWLEQHGARFAGMLCDYKTSYPTDRHYLYFSGNEQAYPYCLHAMPAPRGHRQVAKGMGSGRALWQALRRSAESLGVQFLPLTRAEEVLMVDGRVAGLRCRSVTDCNLIMLQHYLRTAPLRAKLTNWAPAIGRALPTGERRLWRRSGELIVEAPNVILAAGGFAFNRDMLLYNAPAYAGISPMGTEGDDGSGIMLGVSVGGATAYLNRLAAWRFLSPPSAMLQGVSVGVNGERIANEDLYGATHADVMVRNFGGKGFLILDAAMWQRARAQLPYQTTPLQRLQMAAVLTTERRKAATLDELAVKLDISPSGLAATVAAYNHAAAESLQDPARKATAMLRPLRQPPFYGVDISIRPSMAYFVPGMTLGGLKVDGASGEVLRDDGSAISGLYAAGRTAVGVCSNSYISGLSLADCVFSGKRAGEHAAVRAGTTSSRH is encoded by the coding sequence ATGGATTCGACCAAGGACGCGTCGGTTCGGAATCGGCGCAACGAGATCAGCCGCTCGTGGCCGATAAGCGCCACTGACCGAAGGCCGGGTGCCGACCAATTCGACGTAGTGATCGTCGGATTCGGCGCCGCCGGTGCCTGCGCGGCGATCGCGGCTGCGGAGCACGGTGCCCGGGTGCTTGTGGTGGACAGGTCACTAGGGGGCGGGGCATCAGCGCTGTCGGGTGGAGTGGTCTACGCCGGCGGAGGTACTCGATACCAGTATGCAGCGGGATACCCTGATACGCCGCGCGAGATGTATTGCTACTTAAGCCAAGAGGTCGCCGGTGTGGTGAATGACGCCACGTTGCAACGATTCTGCGAGGAAAGTGTGCAGCGGCTGTCGTGGTTGGAGCAGCACGGCGCCCGGTTTGCGGGGATGCTGTGCGATTACAAGACGTCGTATCCGACCGACCGGCACTATCTGTACTTTTCCGGCAATGAACAGGCCTATCCGTACTGCTTGCACGCCATGCCGGCGCCACGTGGACACCGCCAAGTTGCCAAAGGCATGGGGTCGGGCAGGGCGCTGTGGCAGGCGCTGCGCCGCTCCGCGGAGAGCCTGGGTGTGCAGTTTTTGCCGTTGACCCGAGCCGAGGAGGTGCTGATGGTCGATGGCCGGGTGGCCGGACTGCGCTGCCGTAGCGTCACCGACTGTAACTTGATCATGTTGCAGCACTACCTGCGCACAGCGCCGTTGCGGGCGAAACTGACCAACTGGGCGCCCGCGATCGGCCGCGCATTACCCACCGGCGAGAGGCGGCTGTGGCGCCGCAGCGGCGAGTTGATCGTCGAGGCACCTAACGTCATCCTGGCCGCCGGTGGATTCGCTTTCAACCGAGACATGTTGCTGTACAACGCGCCAGCCTATGCGGGTATATCGCCGATGGGAACCGAAGGCGACGACGGCAGCGGCATCATGCTGGGGGTCAGTGTCGGTGGAGCCACCGCATACCTGAATCGGTTGGCCGCCTGGCGGTTCTTGAGCCCTCCGTCGGCGATGTTGCAGGGGGTCAGCGTCGGAGTCAACGGTGAACGCATCGCGAACGAAGACCTGTACGGCGCCACCCACGCCGACGTCATGGTCCGGAACTTCGGGGGAAAAGGCTTCCTCATACTCGATGCAGCGATGTGGCAGCGGGCCCGAGCGCAATTGCCCTACCAGACCACGCCGCTTCAGCGACTCCAGATGGCCGCGGTGTTGACGACCGAGCGGCGCAAGGCGGCCACCCTGGACGAATTGGCTGTCAAACTCGACATCTCGCCTTCCGGTCTGGCGGCCACCGTGGCGGCCTACAACCACGCCGCCGCGGAGAGTCTGCAAGACCCCGCCCGCAAGGCAACGGCAATGTTGAGGCCCCTGCGGCAACCTCCGTTCTACGGCGTGGACATCTCCATCCGGCCGTCAATGGCTTACTTTGTGCCCGGGATGACCCTGGGCGGGCTGAAGGTCGACGGTGCCAGCGGGGAAGTTTTGAGGGACGACGGGTCCGCGATCTCAGGTCTTTACGCCGCGGGGCGCACCGCGGTGGGCGTCTGCTCGAATTCCTACATCAGTGGGCTTTCCCTGGCGGACTGCGTGTTCTCGGGCAAACGAGCAGGTGAGCACGCCGCGGTGCGCGCCGGAACGACGTCCAGCCGACATTGA